The window AATGCTTTTCCAACATGGTCGTAGCGTGCCATCGGGCAAACGACACTCGTCAAACCGATCCGCCATCGCAGCATAGCTGCCTAACGAAAGTGCCGGTGGCGATCCCGTGGTCGAATCAGTCGCAGTGTCTGTTGCAGTGGGAGTCGGCACGTTCACCTTGGAGTCGATCGGAGTTGGCAAAAGCGTCGACCCGAGGACTTTCCATCGTGGTCGACGTCTTCGTCAGTGCAGAGCATTGAAGCCCAATTGTAACCGCGGACGGTGATTCAGCGAGTGACCTGAATCCCGATTGAACGACGACTTTTTGCCGACATCACGCAAACATCAACGAATTCGCTACTGCAAAAAAGTTTGATCAACCACGTCGAAGATCCATCGTTACCGGGAATGGCTCGTAGCCCGTTCGTGGAGGCAAGCTAGGCAAGACAACTTCGCCTCCGGTGAGGGTCAGCTCACGGAAACGAGATGCACGTCTGGACTCAGCTTCCTTCGGATTGACCGGGAACTGCTCGTGACTCAAACCACCAGGGTGAACGGTGTGGTAGGTGCAGCCCCCGATCGAACGACTGGCCGCTCGATTAACCAAATCAAATTGCAATGGGGTGTGAATCCCGATCGTCGGATGCAAACATCGAGGCGGTTGCCAGGCACGATATCGAATGCCCGCAACATACTGACCGGCGACGCCGGTCGCATGCAGCGGTACTTCGCGACCAGCAACCATCAACGCGTGACGATTCGGTTCCAACCCATCAACCAAGACTTGCAACCGTTCCAAAGATGAATCAACAAATCGAGTCGTTCCGCTCGATCCGGGTTCTTCACCCATCACGTACCAAGGCTCGATCGCACTGCGGAGTTCCAAACGCATTCCATCGAGAACCATCTCCCCAATCAATGGGAAACGAAACTCATGGTGCACCGCGAACCAATCCGCTGATATCGGCGAGCCCTTGGCGTTGAGTTCACCGATCAATTGCGTGAGATCCTGCCAAGCAAAGTGTGGCAACAAAAACTGATCGTGAAGACGAGTGCCCCAATGTTGAATCGGTCGATCGTAAGGTTGCTGCCAAAATGCGGCCACGCACGAGCGAATTAACAACAACTGAGCCAGACTCATTTGTTCGTGGGGTGGCATTTCAAAGCCACGCAGTTCGACTAACCCCAAACGTCCGGTTGAACTATCAGGCGAGTACAACTTGTCGACACAAATTTCGGCACGGTGAGTGTTGCCCGTCAAATCGACCATCAGATCCCGAAACAAGCGGTCAACTAACCACGGCGGAACATCACTGCCGACCGGAGGCAACTGACTCAGCGCGATGTCCATTTCATACGCCGCGTCTTGTCGAGCCTCATCCATCCGAGGTGCTTGGCTGGTTGGACCAATGAACCGACTGCTGAACATGTATGATAGCGACGGGTGATTGTTCCAGAACCGAATGAAGCTGGCCAACAAATCAGGCCGCCGCAGAAACGGGCTTTCGTTCGTGGAACGTCCACCCAACACGATGTGGTTTCCTCCACCGGTCCCGGTGTGGTAACCGTCCAAGTCGAACTTCTCGGTGCCCAGACGTGATTTGCGAGCTTCGTGATACAGCGATTGCGTCAACTCAACCAAATCGTCCCAAGATCCTGTCGGCTGCGTGTTGACTTCGATCACACCTGGGTCAGGAGTGACCTTGAACAATTCGATTCGATCGTCAGCGGGCGGCAAATAGCCTTCGATGATGACGGGCAATTTGGTCGATGCACAGGTTTGCTCAACGGCGGTGACCAAATCCAAGTAGTCCTCGATCCGTTGGGTGGGCGGCATAAAGACATACAATCGCCCGTATCGACACTCCACACACAGCGCCGTTTGCACCACGTCTTCGCTGGTCGGCAGATTGTCGTCGTCCTCTTCATCCAAGACTTGTGGGTGAATTCGTTCTCGTGACTCGTCCGACGAATCGACCCGTCGATTGCCTCGCGGGTCTTGCTCATTGCCACGCGGCATCTCAGGCGGCGGCAACGGTCCGTGCGGAGCGGTCGGATCCATCGGCGCGGTGTAGAACGGAGCCTCGGA of the Rhodopirellula baltica SH 1 genome contains:
- a CDS encoding transglutaminase family protein → MTIRVALHHKTSYKYERPIMVGAQQVRLRPAYHGRTPIVSYNLAISPEDHFCNWQQDPFANPVARLVFEKPTDHFTVCVDLVADMTVINPFEFFVDDSAQEWPFEYDDQVKRQLASYLAPVEMTPKFEKWIETLPKKSERIIDFLVDVNRAAQSKIDYKIRLEPGVQTPEETLTLCSGSCRDSAWLLVNAFRHMGMASRFVSGYLIQLTADQESLDGPNGPTEDFCDLHAWTEVYLPGAGWVGLDPTSGLMAGEGHIPLACTPTFTDAAPIIGGHEPCEVEFEHEMTVTRVHEDPRVTKPYAESTWQDILQAGRAIDEQLESADVRLTMGGEPTFVSIDNMDDPQWNTDAVGEEKRVLSNVLLTRLRERWAPGSLLHYGQGKWYPGESLPRWALTCLWRRDGQPIWQDDQWIADEGKDYGHTHRDAERFVKSLARELNVSARMTFPVHEDVFHYLWRENRLPIDVDPTDPKLEDPNERAMMMRTFNAGLGSPVGYVLPVRRAWWQARPGWISGRWPVRSERVYLIPGDSPIGLRLPLDRLPVASASEAPFYTAPMDPTAPHGPLPPPEMPRGNEQDPRGNRRVDSSDESRERIHPQVLDEEDDDNLPTSEDVVQTALCVECRYGRLYVFMPPTQRIEDYLDLVTAVEQTCASTKLPVIIEGYLPPADDRIELFKVTPDPGVIEVNTQPTGSWDDLVELTQSLYHEARKSRLGTEKFDLDGYHTGTGGGNHIVLGGRSTNESPFLRRPDLLASFIRFWNNHPSLSYMFSSRFIGPTSQAPRMDEARQDAAYEMDIALSQLPPVGSDVPPWLVDRLFRDLMVDLTGNTHRAEICVDKLYSPDSSTGRLGLVELRGFEMPPHEQMSLAQLLLIRSCVAAFWQQPYDRPIQHWGTRLHDQFLLPHFAWQDLTQLIGELNAKGSPISADWFAVHHEFRFPLIGEMVLDGMRLELRSAIEPWYVMGEEPGSSGTTRFVDSSLERLQVLVDGLEPNRHALMVAGREVPLHATGVAGQYVAGIRYRAWQPPRCLHPTIGIHTPLQFDLVNRAASRSIGGCTYHTVHPGGLSHEQFPVNPKEAESRRASRFRELTLTGGEVVLPSLPPRTGYEPFPVTMDLRRG